Proteins encoded together in one Labilibaculum sp. DW002 window:
- a CDS encoding pseudouridine synthase — MELKRLNKAIAETGYCSRREADKLIESGRVKVNGTTAGLGVKVSSEDVIKVKGKTITKTVGNIYLAFNKPIGITCTTDTHIEGNIISYLNYPERIFPIGRLDKPSEGLIFLTNDGDIVNKILRSRNNHEKEYIVRVNKRITADFIRKMSNGIPILDTVTKKCKVWKISDFTFKIVLTQGLNRQIRRMCEYLDYDVRTLKRLRIMNISLGDLKVGSYRSFSKIELQELLNLCEDSAKTFDEL; from the coding sequence ATGGAATTAAAAAGACTTAATAAAGCAATTGCAGAAACAGGTTACTGTTCTAGAAGAGAAGCAGACAAGTTGATCGAAAGTGGAAGGGTAAAAGTAAACGGTACAACTGCAGGCTTGGGAGTTAAAGTTTCAAGTGAAGATGTTATAAAGGTAAAAGGAAAGACCATTACCAAGACGGTTGGAAATATTTATTTAGCTTTTAATAAGCCAATAGGAATAACCTGCACAACCGATACTCATATTGAAGGAAATATTATTTCTTACCTTAATTATCCTGAACGAATTTTTCCAATTGGACGATTGGATAAACCTAGTGAAGGTCTTATTTTTTTAACCAATGATGGAGATATCGTGAATAAAATTCTTCGTTCACGTAACAATCACGAAAAAGAATACATTGTACGCGTAAACAAAAGGATTACTGCTGATTTCATTCGAAAAATGTCAAATGGTATTCCAATTTTAGATACCGTAACCAAAAAATGTAAAGTTTGGAAAATTAGTGACTTTACATTTAAAATAGTCCTTACTCAAGGGCTAAATAGACAGATTCGTAGAATGTGTGAATATTTGGATTACGATGTAAGAACATTGAAACGCTTAAGGATTATGAATATTTCTTTAGGTGATTTAAAAGTTGGTAGTTACCGTTCTTTTTCCAAAATAGAATTACAAGAGCTTCTAAATTTATGCGAAGATTCTGCTAAAACTTTTGATGAGTTGTAG